GAATAAAAGCAAATATTTTTTTTGATTATGGCTATGGCGAAAGGTTTTTCAATTTCCCCTCACAAAAATTTTATAGTACGGGCATAGAACTCACCTCCAACCTCAATGTTTTTAACTATTTGCCTTTATTATTAGATGTAGGAATACAAGCGGGCTACTCTTCCGAAGGATTTTTTTATAATATCCTTCTCAATTTCTAAACTTGTCTCTCTCTTTTATACCTTGCCCCACTGCTGACAGACGCTTCAGAGACAAAATAGTTTTTTCTTCAATCAAAGCAAAAGGCAGTATCTTATCAGATATATACATAAAAACTATTGCATAATTATTTTTTGCCTGCAACAGAATTTGCTTATGTAAGCGATACGCCTCTCTCATCCTTCGTCTTATTGTATTCCTATCCACTGCTTTTCTCACTTTCTTTTTAGGAATAGAAAACAGCACCCGAGAAATAGTACCACCCTTCCCATCAATATATTTCACTAAAAACGGATACTGCGAAAACGTAATCCCATTTTTAAACGTCTCATCTATTTCTTTCTTACTGCTCAACCGCTCATTTTTAGAAAAACTACGCAAGAGTGACTCTTCTTTCTGTATCACCAATGACTTTGTTTATATTTGTGTATATATAATTTGC
This window of the Chitinophagaceae bacterium genome carries:
- the rnpA gene encoding ribonuclease P protein component, whose protein sequence is MIQKEESLLRSFSKNERLSSKKEIDETFKNGITFSQYPFLVKYIDGKGGTISRVLFSIPKKKVRKAVDRNTIRRRMREAYRLHKQILLQAKNNYAIVFMYISDKILPFALIEEKTILSLKRLSAVGQGIKERDKFRN